TCTGTagtgttgtatatattttttatgatagcGTACTAATTTTAATTAAGGGCTGTCACACTCTAGTAGTTCTACTATCATTCCATGACGGGTTTGTTACGTTCTATATtttgatataaatataactgttCACGAGATGactaaaatattgccgatgtgacgttaaatgttaactcgctcactctctcactcgttCAAAGAAAACCCTTTGGACCCTTTGAATAAAGGGGTTTTTAACGTTAATTACCATTCTAGCATTGAATATTTATGAGATACCGAAGTAATTaagatgttttgtaaatagcaGTATTTTTATTAGAGGTACTTTGAATAAATAACTTAAATACTTGTAGTTTCTGTACCGCCGAATGGAGGTTACAGCACAGTCAAATTATTGTCCACCTGAGAGGATGCGTAAGTGCCAACAcagtcaaagtaaatttaaacttgccactttaatcgtagaatatgtgtgcTTTTAATATATTTGTCTTCGATCaccagtggctgaagggatggtgtaaattcagCTGGAGTTGTTAGTGAtttatagcccgtttttattttgttctgtCAATGGTGAAATAATTTTTAAGATAGTTTTAAATTTATATATCCATGATCCTCTAGTGTGGTTACTGTCCTCCGGTGACAGGTTTCTATGTTCTAACGTGATTAATTTTCATGCTGATGTAAAACAAACTCTTCTCGTctcaatatggctgaaatattgccgttgTGACGcaaaatagtaactcactcactcacttgatggtACTTCCAAGTTATGCCCCATACTGAGGTGCGCAAGGCAATCGTTGTAAATATATTAGAAAAATATATTAGTAGTTTAGAAAATTTAACACCGAATTTGCTGACTATTTTGTCCAGTAGAACAGCTTTCAGGCGTGTTTGATGTATATAAAACCAGTCGATCAGTTGAACACACATCTTGGTACACTGGGTCTGTCGTTTTCCTACCTCCGATCTAAAAGCCTTTTCACACTTAAAAGCTAATTTGTGGCGTATTTTGTATTGAACACCGTATAAAATGCCTTTCGGAAATATAAGTAAAACGACTAGGAGTTGAATCAAGAAAAACACACCATAATGGACACACTTTCTTTGGCCACGTCGAGTCTTAATGCAGACGCTTCCTTCTTGACACTCGGACCAGGCAAcctgtgaaacaaaacaatgatcTTGATAAAACGCCCAACCTTTATATTTCAACAGCCAGACACCTTTGGGAGTGATGCTAATGTAGTGCAACTCCCAGGCCACCGCAACCAATGATCGCATAAACCGTCGGAAGAGACAAAGTATAAAGCACCATTCGTCACAATTAAGGTCGCATTCCTTCAACGACACGTAGACTGCTTGACCCGTGAGGATTGCATAAGCACCTCACCATTTCATTTCTCCCCGCGGATTGGTGTAAATTGGGAGTTGAGTGATAGAAGGTCGAGGTAACCACTTTTGGACACGTGACAAATAATGTCGTCATGGTCAGAGGCTTCTAGTACACCCTGGCTGCACGTCCAGACAACTTTGACTCATGCCCTATGAATACTGACCGCGACTTTAGTATTGCATAGGCCATAATTATATGAACGCATTCGTGCATTCAGCTGTAGACTGTTGACTGTAGTTCATCACTGCAGACAGTAAAAGGATCTTTATAACacagttagtgctcatttaattatttgctTTTaacaaagaaattgatttcattattgaATTTTGAGGATTATGTATTTagtgattggtagtttagattagtaattAGAACCGTTAGTTGCTGTACCCTGAAAAGGggattgaagtattgtaaaattattgtcctcctgagagggcacGCAAGTACCAAAACTTTCAAGTCAGTGTAAACTTACCAcgctttttaaacgtagtattcttgttcttttaattctggctaacatttcttacaatcgccggCGGCtggagggatgatgtaaatccagttagggtccatgcaggcagcaaaagtaatgtaagtccccatggtccctagtgtggtgatctaccttcagttgttggcaatctatagcccacttttatattgtattatccTCTCTAGATAAACTGTTTCAGGTATAATTACTAGTTAtaattttctgtgatattctagttgttttactgtcccttgtcaacaggtttttataatacacatatattccatttcagtcataaatggtctcgtcacgatatggctggaatattgccgatgtaacgttaaatattaactcactcactgcagacGAACCTCATCACTGCAGGGGTTATGTGCACATCTTAAGTCTTTGCTCTTCTTCACTTCTTTGTTCCAGCCGTATTAGTACTCTCTGATGACCTGCATGGAAATCTAGCTATTTTCTATTTCAACTACTCGTTATCTTTCGTCAGTAGACAGGAACTGCCCTGTAATTTATAAAGTTGACTTCAAACAAGTTTTTAAGACGAATTACATGTTAATGAAGACGAACGAGTAGTATACTATCACCACTACTATATACGTACACATGAACGTGAATACAACAACGGACGGGCAAAGACTCAACAAAAGTCACTTACAGAAACCATAGCACGTGCTTGTACAATTGATGTCATGACAACCATAGCCAATAGAAGCCATTAATGTCATATGTACACTGTGGTAGTGACGAAGATTAACAATGCAGATCAAATAATAACCAAAAAGTGTCATGTGGTTTAGCTACATAGGTCTCTAGAAGTACTTGGACGATGGCTATCCTGAATTGGAAATAAAAACGGAATACAAGGAATGGTTGCATGGGGTACTACTTTGAATTTACGCTCGCCTGTCAGATACATTGACTTTTCAAGACCGACCACTCAGGAGGCTTCGTTTACATTGTACTTTCAACAGTGTCAACAAGGATCAAAATTTTGGTGACAGTAGACATTTAgttaatatttcaaatgtatggCTCCGTCATTCACTGTGACCGTACATATCTCTCATTCAACACTACAGACCCGTTTGTGCTGTATTTTCCTGTCTGAAAGGGGACCGACAAGCCTCTTATTAGAAGTGAGGTGGTCTGGGGTGGTGGTTTTAGGACAATAAGCCAACAAGGACATAACACCTTCAGACAAAACACCCCTAGACTCAATGCCCTCATGACAAAAAGCCCTCAATTGGTAGGACAAAAGGTCCTCAATGGGTAGGACAAAAGGTTCTCAATGAAGATATACAACAGAATCCCAACCAATCCTTTCTGCAGCACATGATTATTCTCACATGtgcatgatatgatatgatatgatatgatatgatatgatatgatataacaCAAAATAGCACATAATTCACAAATATAAATCACCAAGCACGTAATGCAGTTTGTGTGGCGTCTGCTTCCTTCCATATATCAGGGCTAAGAGGGGTGGGGTTGCGTCGATAGCGAATACTAGGAACACCGTCACCAGTAGCCGGCCTCTGGATTCTTCAAAAACTCCCTGACACGGAGTTTGCATCAAACTAACCCATACGTTCAGCTACATCATCTCGGATACACTCCTTCAGGAATGATATGCCATGGCTCACCTGCTCAACAGGTAAGAAGGCCAGTCCACTCAGCATCCCACAGAAGTGCTCACTGTTGTGTCGTTTTTGTACTCTGTGACAAGGCCAATTTCTCGAATCTTCCTCGATGTTGACTGGGTAAGATGAAAATATCATCATTGGATAGACACATGGATACCACAGCTCTCAGTGCATTCATTGGACGGATTTCAAACTCCATTATCAATTTCATGGGATCTGCACTATATATAATTCCTCACGCTTGCACTCTATCACCTGGAACAACTGTTCATACATGTTCTGTGTCTTGCTGGAGAGGAGGGCAAATACATCTTTAATTGTTGAGCTACTCCGAACTTTTAAGAAGAAAACAGGAGCTCGGGAAAGACTTAATTCAACAATAATGTCTTTGACATGTCACAATGAGTACCTGCCCAACAAATTCAAACATTAAAGGAAGAGGCCAATTTAAGCCAGTTCTCTGAAACAATATTTAGCAGACTTCAttctataaataaaataataacgTCGTCAATGAGGAGCATGTAACAACTGTCACCTGTGAGACAAAATCTCACGTTATCACCTGTCATCTGTTACTTACCTCCAACAACTGTCAGCAGTGGGAGGAATTGCAAAGAAAGCATCATATTATAACCTGTCAACTCAAATTAAATTCGGAGGGTGTTTTATCTTATGGGTGGAAATTTGCAAGGGCTTTTTGTCCTGGAGCATTTAGCATGGGTTTATTTTGTCCGAGGGCTTTTGTATCCCCTCTCAAAAAAACTCTCATCGAAAGACAGAAAAATTACGACAGAATCACAGCTatataaatttaaaactagtacgcTAACATGTAATGCAATCACTATAGACAGTACAAAATAGAAACGGACTATAAATCACACCAATTGCGGGGAAATCACAATACTAGGGGCAGTTTATATAgagatgattgcaaacaaggTAATTTTGCAACCAAAAACATGGTGCTTAAACTTCAGGATCTTATATAGTCCCCCGCCCCTGAGAAAGCCGGTGACAAGAGCAAGTgatatttattgcaaatttctggACACATCAGCCAGGAATCAGGTTAGAAGACTTagtatgagtaagtgagttattatttagcgtcacatcagcaatattgttgccacatcgtgacgagaacaatttaatttatatcaatagtAAAATAAGTAAATTGGGaacgtaaaaacctgtcacCGAGGGACGGTAaaacactagactatcacagatacgAACACAAAACTGGTATATATACCTAAAACtctgtaattaaagaagacaatacaatatgatagatcgccatactagggaccatggggacttacagtaccttgacTACCTACATAGACCGTAGctggtttacaccatcccttcagtatGGAATACGAGAATGGACATTGTCGCCCTctcacaaacaagcaaaatgaggcgaACAAAACCAAAgagcgacaatgcgacatttcgcGTATTTATAGCATTGACGCGATGTCGCATGTCGCGTTTTAAATACTAGTAACATTTTTTCTAATCCTCCAAAGCCCGACATGTGACACAACGACAATTTTCCAGCTccagactgaaatattgccaatgtgacgctaaatattaacccaGTCACTCACTGACGTGTAACCCGGTGACAACGGGATCATGTAGCTATCATGTAGTATCATGTCTCTACGGTTATTACGGATACACAGTATCCTGCATAGAATATCATCTCGATATCTTTGTATTTatagtcccggggtagaataggccttcagcaacccatgcttgccataaaaggtgactgtgcttgtcgtaagtggcgactaacgggatcgggtggtcagactcgctgacttggttgccatatgtcatcggttcccaattgcgcagatcgatgctcatgttgttgatcactggattgtctggtccagactcgattatttacagaccgccgccatatagttggaatattgctgagtgcggcgtaaaactaaactcactcactcattgtatttATATCAGGAAATTGATAGACTAACCCATAAGCATTTAGCCCTGCAGTTATTACTGGTGCCCAGTAATGTCTCTATCACTTAAAAGCAACAGTTTAAAAAAGAACTCcgttgttttcatatttcattacaAATCTCCATAGCTGTACCTGCTCAGGCCCTGAATTACCACTTAGGTCTTTTTGTTACCTCAAAGAAAGCATTACCATTGGCCAAAGGCCTCTTTACTGAATAAAGATCATGTAACAACATACTATATGTAGTTGGTATGCAAGCAGCTACCATCTTATTCAAGGTCATTGGGTGTAGGTAGGTTACTGTCACGCTTACAAAACCGGAGAAGTCATTTGAAAAATTATCACTATCCAGGATCAGGGCCTGGCCTCTAATACATACGATGCTGCCGGACAAATCAAACATTGAAAGAACAataaacagcaaacattgtGAAAAGCTGAAAATTTACCGAAATCAAATTCAGTGCCATGAGGATCAAGGATACGCGTACCCACTGTAACAGGTTGGGACACATGGTATCCCTTTCTGTTCAGCAGTTGCAGTCCATCTACATTGAACTGAGTTTTGGCCTGGCATGAAAGTACCTGATAATATGAAACACGTACCACACATGTGGCTTAACGACATTCTACTGGAACACATTCAAACCCGACCCACAAATGGACGTGTGTATGCATCCCTGTGTGGAAGTGTGGCTGTCATGCTTATAGAACTAACCTCAACATGGATAGCATGCATTATCCAGTCGTCAAagcacactgacacactcaaaCCGAACACACCATGTTCGAGCATATCAGTGCCGAGTATTGGGTAAAGAAACATCACTCTTAGGCGTAGGTTGGTATGACACGGCCGTAGGTCGAACCACGGACTTTCCGATCTCGAAGAGGACACATTCAACACTAGACCTGGGtcatgtaatatttttattattatcaaaCTATTGATTGTACAAATAATCGCGTGTTACTTATTCAGATGTAATTAAATTGATCTATCCAACGATTGCTTTCCCTGCGAATGGGACTCCTTCAACTGGTGTCAGATGAGGGCCTCTGttgcagttatctcccttgcaacAGAAAGAGCACGTGATCGCATAGCCAGACACCTGGTGGTCAATACCAAGACAGCGAGGCTGGGCTCTGGTTACGGAATAACTCTGCTGGCACTGTGATAGTGTGGCACATCTGGAAGTAGAGACTTCGGATAAATAACCTATATTTAACAGTTAAAACGCCCGTGACTGATATGTGTTTTAGCTAAGGTTCGCCACAAAGGCCCCGTCGAGTTGACACGCATCAAACATATAATCGTGGGTTCGAATTATTATTGGATACTAATATATCGCTCATTTCCACGCCattagtgcatgctcaaggagCTGGTGTTTTTTATTCGATAACTGGATGTCAATCACAACGGTACATCGTATTATCAAAGTATTATCCCTGGGGTCACGGAACTCTTGCAGCGACTAGGCGCACCTAGTTATTGCAGCTTTGTCATCCATACGTGGAACCATTCACACCTGGGTGGACTGGAACATGTTGTCACAGCACTTTgcccatgtttactgcacgctGCTGTACCTACAATTAAGTGTTTGCACGTATCCATATTGCCACCTTCTGGTCATATACACACGGACTCGTGGGTTCTTTCAAATGCACGCGGCTGTGTACTGTATACTGgggattgtgacaacactgaaagagtctgcacacaaagttgacatatgggcttttacacccggtcacaagtGGGCTCGATCCGGGCACCCCAAACTCGTTCACCATAACTCCGGTCTGAGATTGTGTTTCTACCTGTACAATCGCAATACCCATATTGCATGGTCTTGTTAAGTTTGAAAAAGACCTGCAATTTGGGTATTGGCTTGGAAAGGGCGAAAGATAGCTCAAATGGAGACGGCAGAAATAAATACACATGACCCCCTTGAATGGCATTGAAATCTGTGAGTGAATGTTTAAAAGATTAATATTAATTACAGTCGCAATTTTACAGGTGGGGTTAATCTGTATGGTTTTATACCCTTTGATGATGTCTCGGTTGCCGTTGCTATGGTCGGTAACTGTAGAGATGCAGTAGGTGTTGTTGCCGACACAGTTGGAGCTCAAGGGAGACGTGTAGCATTTGAGATCGGTGCAGTGGACACACACGACTGTAAGTAAGACATTGTGTTAGTATTGTGTTTGAGAAGTGTAGACAATGTAGTGTGTGTGACTTGGTATGCCTGTCTGTTAGTCCTTCCTTCTGTTCACTGTGGTTGGCAGTCTTGTAGGTTAACTGTCAGCTCCCCACTTGGGATGTCTACCTCTAAATGTTTGCTTCtctgtcagtctgtcagtcCGTATGTCTGGCCTTATCCATCCGCATCGACTTCAACTTGTCTGGCTGTGTGTGTTTATAACTATCTATGCGTTTGCTGGTCTGCGTCTGTCTACGGATGTCTTAGGGTTCTTTTCTCCTTCTCGGTTCATAGATATGTGCTTGTCTGAAGGTCTACCCGTCTCTTCATTTATATGTGCCTGTCTGTAGGTCTACCCGTCTGTCCATAGATATGTGCTTGTCTGTAGGTCTACCCGTCTGTTCATAGATATGTGCTTGTCTGTAGGTCTACCCATCTCTTCATAGATATGTGCTTGTCTGTAGGTCTACCCGTCTCTTCATAGATATGTGCTTGTCTGTAGGTCTACCCGTCTCTTCATAGATATGTACTTGTCTGTAGGTCTACCCTTCTGTAAGCTTTTGGCAAATTATATCTGCTTGGCTACGTTTACCTGGTGTGTCTGCATATGTACagctgtatgtatgttttgtggCTCCACGTCTACCTGTTTGGCTAACATGTCTCACTAGGTCTGTCTATTCACATATGCTTGTTTATATGTCTacctgtctttctgtgtttagtTATTCACATATCCTTGTCTGAATGTCTAACTATCTGTATCTGCCTATCTGATATTCTGATGCCTGCCTGAATATCTACCTCTTTATCTGTGTCCGGTTATCCATGTGTGTGTTCTGTTTGTCTAAGTGCATGCCTGGGAAAACCTAATCAGATATGCGTCTTTGTCTGCCTATTTGTATATACTTGTCTGTTTGTCCGTGTCCGTCTGGTCTGTCTATTCATATACGCTTGTCTGTATGTCTAACTGTCTGTGGTTATTCACATatcattgtgtgtgtgtctaacAGTCTGTGTCAGCCTGTCCATATGTGCTTTATGTATGTTTAACTGTCTGTGTCTACCTATTCATATATACCTTTTGCATGTCTTCCTGTCTGTGTGTAGTGATATCTGCTCGTTCGTACATCTACCTGTCTGTGTCTACCAATACATAATCTGTCTGTATCCATATTCTATCTGCACCTGCTTATTCATATCTGTCGCACTGTGTGTCAATTGTCTGTGCTTGTTGATAGCAGGTCGTTTGCTTGTCTACCTGTGTCTGACAATCGTAAGATTGTCAGAACTTGGCTAATAATCTTTTTTGTTCAATGTCTTTGTCTGCGTCTGATGGCCTTAGCCCAATACTAATGAAATTCTAGTAAGTATTAAGGTGTGAAAGGTTATGCAAAATATATAAGTGAAGATGCGTATAATATTTCGTCGGATGTAACCCAATTGTCGGGTCAAAACAAGCATCCACATGACATTTGGATTAGACGAACATTTACAAACTTATTAAAACGTTACGGAAGTGACCCGAGATACTGACTGACAAAGTGATATCAAATACCGGTATCCTACACGGGATCAACTGTAGGATAACTATGGAATGTTAAACAGACGAAATAAAATTAGAAAGCAttcatacaaaaacacacacaccaagaaatGATTGTGTACATGCTACCGACATTGCTGTAAAAGGCATATTAACTACTAATTGCTTTGATTACTAACTGGTTTACTGTGTACCTACTGTCACTTGACCAGTCATAGGATATATATGATTTGATCGATTGATGTGCTGATCGAGTTATTGATCGAGTGATTGGTGGTTGACATAGACATCTACATGCACACAGAAACGCAAACACACAAATGCAAATACAAAGGCACTCAAATAAACAGACCTGGTTTGGGTGTGGTCGTTCCCGTGGTCGTGGCTGGTTTAGTTGCTGCAGCCCGTGCGTAAATATCCACACTGACATCCGGGGACTTTAGGG
The window above is part of the Haliotis asinina isolate JCU_RB_2024 chromosome 1, JCU_Hal_asi_v2, whole genome shotgun sequence genome. Proteins encoded here:
- the LOC137279717 gene encoding uncharacterized protein, with the translated sequence MATKTAFTVLAVSALCVAGVLLVYFTALKSPDVSVDIYARAAATKPATTTGTTTPKPVVCVHCTDLKCYTSPLSSNCVGNNTYCISTVTDHSNGNRDIIKGCATLSQCQQSYSVTRAQPRCLGIDHQVSGYAITCSFCCKGDNCNRGPHLTPVEGVPFAGKAIVG